A stretch of Neisseria subflava DNA encodes these proteins:
- the recC gene encoding exodeoxyribonuclease V subunit gamma, protein MFYLFQSDRLESLAEMCARIHQASPLDSVLAQEEVVVQSQGMRRYLNVFFARELGVAANLKFSLPAGLAWQLMRKLVPDVPPLSPFSPEVMRWRLLDLFRSEAFQTAPEYENVRLKLESYLHSSASADYQLAGQMADIFDQYLVYRPDWIDAWQAGKLLGLGDDEDWQARLWRYLDDGSQSAPHRVALWEKLLVQLDKSVLPQRFFVFGISTMAPMYLQLLHQISKHCDVFVFALNPSSQYWGEVIDEAQILKRGDEADLSQAGHPLLASLGKQGRDFFDFLSEVETEQDIQVYEEGKDDTLLHCLQNDIQNLIMPSERLYQQEESEAGLVQVHDADGNPVYVEPDKLLNDGSVKIVAAHSPLRELQILKEELSLVLQNNPDWQPHDIAVLTPNIEPYSPFIEAVFGQAHAGSQALPYSISDVKLSRRQPLLYALAQTLDLLESRFEVDKVLPLLESRLVLQRFGLSEEDVPLLHETVAGLNVHWGLDQTMREGKDNLFTWQQAVERLALGWMLPEGGNGMWQGVSAWHSNVNQLDVFSGFAEFIRTLADMAAQWQAPANVESWVQRCRDLLEKLFAPDTDDQYAKQQFEQSLAKWQEEVQLAGFDGLLPCKTVIRHIRRFLDSESQAGFLSGGITFCSMVPMRSLPFKMVCLLGLNDGDFPRNTKAAVFDLIAKHPKKGDRARRDDDRYLFLEALISAREMLYLSYIGRDIRNDAEFAPSSLISELLDTIAAMTGKSGRELSEKWVKHHPLQAFSRRYFQKDALSDGLFSTRQDYADALNQPPAEAQPFFLEALNQEEPGKTIHQGELISFWRNPVKVWLKRNLSWDQPYLDGAWESAEPFEPQHEGRIADAYLDARRTGEDFEDTAIRLNAESLMPVGELGGLWQKQYQISAKNVDAELIRSDKRPSEPYEEHFDDLVLQGTIGNLYECGRIVFQNQKDNAPNRVARLLEHLIFCAVAPQSVANRQTHIVSLGRTETYAAIEQQTAKELLKEWLVYFRIGQNTPLPFFAKTSLAAAEEYNKKEDWDAALRKAHDVFNGNKMSKGQKEYTEVKLVFGHLEESPLDEPLFENLVVNLLVPLLTGVAGKTDTTEQE, encoded by the coding sequence ATGTTTTATCTCTTTCAATCCGACCGTTTGGAATCGCTTGCCGAAATGTGCGCGCGTATTCATCAGGCTTCGCCCTTGGACTCTGTATTGGCGCAGGAAGAAGTGGTGGTACAGAGCCAGGGTATGCGGCGTTATCTGAATGTGTTTTTTGCGCGCGAACTCGGCGTGGCGGCGAATTTGAAGTTCAGCCTGCCTGCCGGTTTGGCGTGGCAGCTGATGCGCAAATTGGTTCCCGATGTGCCGCCGCTCAGTCCGTTTTCGCCTGAAGTCATGCGCTGGCGTTTGCTGGATTTGTTCCGCAGCGAAGCGTTTCAGACAGCCCCGGAATACGAAAACGTGCGCCTGAAGCTGGAAAGTTATTTGCATAGCTCGGCATCGGCGGATTATCAGCTTGCCGGACAGATGGCGGATATTTTCGACCAATATTTAGTGTACCGCCCGGATTGGATTGATGCGTGGCAGGCAGGGAAGCTGCTGGGTTTGGGCGATGATGAGGATTGGCAGGCGCGACTGTGGCGTTATTTGGACGATGGCAGCCAATCTGCGCCGCATCGCGTGGCCTTGTGGGAAAAGCTGTTGGTGCAGTTGGATAAATCGGTCTTGCCGCAAAGGTTTTTTGTATTCGGCATTTCGACAATGGCGCCGATGTATCTGCAACTCTTGCACCAAATTTCCAAGCATTGCGATGTGTTTGTGTTTGCGCTCAACCCGAGCAGCCAATATTGGGGCGAGGTTATCGACGAAGCGCAGATTTTGAAAAGGGGCGATGAGGCGGATTTGTCGCAGGCAGGGCATCCGCTGTTGGCCTCTTTGGGCAAGCAGGGGCGTGATTTCTTTGATTTTTTGTCGGAAGTGGAAACCGAGCAGGATATTCAGGTTTATGAAGAGGGAAAAGACGATACCTTATTGCATTGCCTGCAAAACGATATTCAAAACTTAATCATGCCGTCTGAACGCTTGTATCAACAGGAAGAAAGTGAAGCAGGTTTGGTTCAAGTCCATGATGCGGACGGCAATCCAGTGTATGTCGAGCCGGACAAGCTGTTGAATGACGGCTCCGTCAAAATCGTCGCGGCACACAGCCCTTTGCGCGAATTGCAGATTTTGAAAGAAGAGTTGTCGCTGGTGTTGCAAAATAATCCCGATTGGCAGCCGCACGATATTGCCGTGTTGACACCAAACATCGAGCCGTACAGCCCGTTTATCGAAGCCGTTTTTGGACAGGCGCACGCAGGCAGCCAGGCTTTACCGTATTCGATTTCGGATGTGAAACTCAGCCGCCGTCAGCCGTTGCTGTATGCTTTGGCGCAAACTTTGGACTTGCTGGAAAGCCGGTTTGAAGTGGACAAGGTTTTGCCTTTGCTGGAAAGCCGGTTGGTGTTGCAACGCTTCGGTTTGAGTGAGGAAGATGTGCCGCTGCTGCATGAGACTGTTGCCGGATTAAATGTGCATTGGGGTTTGGACCAAACCATGCGCGAGGGTAAAGACAACCTCTTTACTTGGCAGCAGGCGGTAGAGCGTTTGGCCTTGGGCTGGATGCTGCCTGAAGGCGGCAACGGCATGTGGCAGGGTGTGAGCGCGTGGCATAGCAACGTCAACCAGCTGGACGTGTTCAGCGGCTTTGCCGAATTTATCCGTACTTTGGCCGATATGGCGGCGCAATGGCAAGCGCCTGCCAATGTGGAAAGTTGGGTGCAGCGTTGCCGTGATTTGCTGGAGAAACTGTTTGCTCCGGATACGGACGACCAATACGCCAAGCAGCAGTTTGAGCAGTCTTTGGCGAAATGGCAGGAAGAGGTGCAGTTGGCCGGATTTGACGGATTGTTGCCGTGTAAAACCGTTATCCGCCATATCCGCCGCTTTTTGGACAGCGAAAGCCAAGCCGGATTTTTGAGCGGCGGCATCACTTTTTGCAGTATGGTGCCGATGCGCAGCCTGCCGTTTAAAATGGTTTGCCTGTTGGGTTTGAATGACGGCGATTTTCCGCGCAATACCAAAGCGGCGGTGTTCGACCTGATTGCCAAACATCCGAAAAAAGGCGACCGCGCCCGCCGCGACGACGACCGTTATCTCTTCCTCGAAGCCTTAATCAGCGCGCGCGAAATGCTGTATTTGTCTTATATCGGCCGCGATATACGCAATGATGCCGAGTTCGCGCCGTCCTCGTTAATCAGCGAGTTGCTGGATACTATTGCCGCCATGACGGGGAAAAGCGGGCGCGAGTTGTCGGAGAAATGGGTGAAACATCATCCTTTGCAGGCTTTTTCACGCCGTTATTTCCAAAAGGACGCGCTTTCAGACGGCCTCTTCAGTACGCGCCAAGATTACGCTGATGCGTTGAACCAACCGCCAGCGGAAGCGCAACCGTTTTTCCTTGAGGCCTTAAATCAGGAAGAGCCGGGCAAAACCATTCATCAGGGCGAGCTCATCAGTTTTTGGCGCAACCCTGTCAAAGTTTGGCTGAAGAGAAATTTAAGCTGGGATCAGCCGTATTTGGACGGCGCATGGGAGTCTGCCGAACCGTTTGAGCCGCAACATGAGGGTCGGATTGCCGATGCCTATTTGGATGCGCGGCGCACAGGGGAAGATTTTGAAGATACGGCCATTCGGCTGAATGCCGAAAGCCTGATGCCGGTAGGCGAATTGGGCGGTTTGTGGCAGAAGCAGTATCAGATATCTGCGAAAAACGTAGATGCCGAGCTGATACGCAGCGACAAAAGGCCGTCTGAACCTTATGAAGAACACTTTGACGATTTGGTTTTACAAGGCACCATCGGCAATCTTTATGAATGCGGCCGCATTGTGTTCCAAAACCAAAAAGACAATGCGCCCAACCGTGTTGCCCGTTTATTGGAGCATTTGATTTTTTGCGCCGTCGCCCCTCAATCCGTTGCAAACCGACAAACCCATATTGTCAGCTTGGGACGGACCGAAACCTATGCTGCCATCGAGCAACAAACAGCAAAAGAACTTTTGAAAGAATGGCTGGTATATTTCCGAATCGGACAAAATACCCCCTTGCCGTTTTTTGCCAAAACCAGTCTTGCCGCGGCGGAGGAGTACAACAAAAAAGAGGATTGGGATGCTGCCTTGAGAAAAGCCCATGATGTTTTTAACGGCAACAAAATGAGCAAAGGGCAGAAGGAATATACCGAAGTGAAGCTGGTGTTTGGCCATTTGGAAGAATCGCCTCTTGATGAGCCGCTATTTGAAAACCTCGTCGTCAATCTGCTTGTTCCGCTTTTGACCGGCGTGGCAGGAAAAACCGATACAACAGAACAGGAGTAA
- a CDS encoding thioredoxin family protein: MATYAEYLDFDTEEDRLKQQQLYQATKLSAQTVAAVKKISRPQNWLLAAAPYCPDCRVFVPFIQKIAELNLNIRVNYIARNDFDDSSRFENPRQQEIVRANQKIPALFLMGHEEDGPVFNEFPQVVLNQIAADETRRTELRDAYRAGEFNADIEAQIVAALAWAEQRC; this comes from the coding sequence ATGGCCACTTATGCAGAATATTTGGATTTTGATACTGAAGAAGACAGATTGAAACAGCAGCAGCTCTATCAGGCGACTAAGCTGTCGGCGCAAACGGTGGCGGCGGTTAAAAAGATTAGCCGTCCGCAAAACTGGCTGCTTGCCGCTGCGCCGTATTGCCCTGATTGCCGCGTGTTTGTGCCGTTTATTCAAAAAATAGCGGAGTTGAACCTCAATATCCGCGTCAACTATATTGCCCGCAACGATTTTGATGACAGCAGCCGTTTTGAGAATCCGCGCCAACAGGAAATCGTCCGCGCCAATCAAAAAATTCCTGCGCTGTTTTTGATGGGTCATGAAGAGGACGGGCCTGTGTTTAACGAGTTTCCGCAAGTGGTGTTGAACCAAATTGCGGCAGATGAAACCCGTCGCACAGAATTGCGCGATGCGTACCGTGCCGGCGAATTTAATGCCGATATTGAGGCGCAGATTGTAGCGGCGTTGGCATGGGCAGAGCAGCGTTGTTGA
- the lapB gene encoding lipopolysaccharide assembly protein LapB, which translates to MDNELWVILLPIVLLPVFFAMGWFAARVDMKTVLKQAKSIPAGFYKSLDALVDRNSGRAARELAEVIDQQPQSYDLNLTLGKLYRQRGENDKAINMHRALLDSPDTVNEKRARVLFELAQNYQSAGLVDRAEQIFLGLQEGDMAREARQHLLSIYQQDRDWEKAIEMAQLLSHDEQTYQFEIAQFYCEIAQAALFKSNFDTARYNIGKALEANKKCTRANIILGDIEYRQGNFPAAVEAYSAIEQQNHAYLSMVGEKLYEAYAAQGKQEEGLNRLIGYMQTFPDLDLINVIYEKALLLKGETEAAQIAVELVRQKPDLNGVYRLLGLKLSNMNPEWKADTDMIRSIIGRQLQKSVMYRCRNCHFKSQVFFWHCPACNKWQTFTPNKIEI; encoded by the coding sequence ATGGACAACGAATTGTGGGTTATCTTACTGCCCATCGTCCTCCTCCCCGTTTTCTTCGCTATGGGCTGGTTTGCCGCGCGCGTCGATATGAAAACCGTCCTGAAACAGGCCAAAAGCATACCGGCAGGCTTTTACAAAAGCCTTGACGCCCTCGTTGACCGCAACAGCGGCCGTGCCGCGCGCGAATTGGCGGAAGTGATTGACCAGCAGCCGCAGTCATACGACTTAAACCTGACCCTAGGCAAGCTCTACCGTCAGCGCGGCGAAAACGACAAAGCCATCAATATGCACCGCGCCCTGCTTGATTCGCCCGATACAGTCAACGAAAAACGCGCGCGCGTGCTTTTTGAATTGGCGCAAAACTACCAAAGCGCAGGCTTGGTCGACCGTGCCGAACAAATCTTCCTCGGCTTGCAGGAAGGCGATATGGCACGCGAAGCCCGCCAACACCTTTTGAGCATCTACCAACAAGACCGCGACTGGGAAAAAGCCATCGAAATGGCGCAGCTCTTAAGCCATGACGAACAAACCTATCAGTTTGAAATCGCCCAGTTCTATTGCGAAATCGCCCAAGCCGCGCTGTTCAAATCCAACTTCGACACCGCCCGCTACAACATCGGCAAAGCACTCGAAGCCAACAAAAAATGTACGCGCGCCAACATCATTCTCGGCGACATTGAATACCGTCAGGGCAACTTCCCTGCCGCAGTGGAGGCGTATTCCGCCATCGAGCAGCAAAACCACGCCTATTTGAGCATGGTCGGCGAGAAACTCTATGAAGCCTATGCCGCACAAGGCAAACAGGAAGAAGGCCTCAACCGCCTCATCGGCTATATGCAAACCTTTCCCGATCTTGACCTGATCAACGTCATCTACGAGAAGGCCCTGTTGCTCAAAGGCGAAACCGAAGCGGCGCAAATCGCTGTCGAACTCGTCCGCCAAAAACCCGACCTCAACGGCGTGTACCGCCTGCTTGGCTTGAAACTCAGCAATATGAATCCAGAGTGGAAAGCCGATACCGATATGATTCGCTCCATTATCGGCCGCCAGCTGCAAAAAAGCGTCATGTACCGCTGCCGCAACTGCCACTTCAAATCCCAAGTCTTCTTCTGGCACTGCCCAGCCTGCAACAAATGGCAAACCTTTACACCGAATAAAATCGAGATTTGA
- a CDS encoding LapA family protein, whose amino-acid sequence MKLISTIIKILILLVFLLLAITNTHTVSFFYLPGQNINLPLIVVLFGAFIIGIVFGMFALFGRLLSLRSENNRLRAEVKKHAHLSEKDLTPVKTETPATTSEATPKA is encoded by the coding sequence ATGAAACTCATCTCTACCATCATCAAAATCCTGATTCTTCTTGTTTTCCTCCTGCTGGCCATCACCAATACCCACACCGTATCCTTCTTCTACCTGCCCGGCCAAAACATCAATCTGCCGCTGATTGTCGTGCTTTTCGGTGCATTTATTATCGGCATCGTGTTCGGTATGTTTGCCCTCTTCGGCCGTCTGCTGTCCCTTCGCAGCGAAAACAACCGCCTGCGCGCCGAAGTGAAAAAACATGCCCACCTTTCCGAAAAAGACCTGACTCCGGTCAAAACCGAAACACCGGCAACGACTTCCGAAGCCACTCCCAAAGCGTAA
- the ilvE gene encoding branched-chain-amino-acid transaminase — MSRPVPAVFGSVFHAEMPVIAYREGKWQPVEWQSSKDLTIAPGAHALHYGSECFEGLKAFRQASGKIVMFRPTANIARMQQSADILHLPRPETEAYLDALIELVKRSAEEIPDAPAALYLRPTLIGTDPVIGKAGSPSETALLYILASPVGDYFKAGSPVKILVETEHIRCAPHMGRVKCGGNYASAMPWVLKAKAEYGANQVLFCPNGDVQETGASNFILINGDEIITKPLTDEFLHGVTRDSVLTVAKDLGYTVTERNFTVDELKAAVENGAEAILTGTAAVISPVTSFVIDGKEIEVKSQERGYAIRKAITDIQYGLTEDKHGWLVEVC; from the coding sequence ATGAGCAGACCAGTTCCAGCCGTATTCGGCAGCGTTTTTCACGCTGAAATGCCCGTTATCGCTTATCGTGAAGGTAAATGGCAGCCGGTAGAATGGCAATCTTCCAAAGACCTGACAATCGCCCCCGGCGCACATGCCTTGCATTACGGCAGCGAATGTTTTGAGGGCTTGAAGGCATTCCGTCAGGCAAGTGGCAAAATCGTGATGTTCCGCCCGACCGCTAATATTGCGCGCATGCAGCAAAGTGCGGATATTCTGCACCTGCCGCGCCCTGAAACTGAGGCTTATTTGGATGCTTTGATTGAATTGGTCAAACGCTCTGCCGAAGAAATTCCTGATGCGCCAGCCGCTCTTTACCTGCGTCCGACTTTGATCGGTACCGATCCTGTGATTGGTAAAGCCGGCTCTCCTTCTGAAACTGCTTTGCTGTACATTCTGGCTTCTCCTGTCGGCGACTATTTCAAAGCCGGTTCGCCCGTTAAAATCTTGGTTGAAACCGAACATATCCGTTGCGCCCCACATATGGGTCGTGTGAAATGCGGTGGCAACTATGCCTCCGCCATGCCTTGGGTTTTGAAAGCCAAAGCTGAATATGGCGCAAACCAAGTGTTGTTCTGTCCGAATGGCGACGTTCAGGAAACCGGCGCGTCTAACTTTATCCTGATTAACGGCGATGAAATCATTACCAAACCGTTGACAGACGAATTCCTGCATGGCGTTACCCGTGATTCCGTACTAACTGTTGCTAAAGATTTGGGCTACACCGTTACCGAACGCAACTTTACCGTTGATGAGCTGAAAGCAGCTGTGGAAAATGGCGCAGAGGCAATTCTGACTGGTACGGCTGCGGTCATTTCTCCGGTAACTTCTTTCGTGATTGATGGCAAAGAAATCGAAGTGAAGAGCCAAGAGCGCGGTTACGCAATCCGTAAGGCGATTACCGACATTCAATACGGTTTGACAGAAGACAAACACGGCTGGTTGGTCGAAGTCTGTTAA